AGTTCCTGGACCGTTGTGTACGCTGTCTCGAGTGCGTCAGGATCTGCTCCTCTACCGGGGCTTGTCTACAGCCCGCCCTCCTCGAGCGGGGCGTGGCTGGGTTCTGGACCCCCGTAGCCGATATGCGCCACGGCTACTGCGAGTACAACTGCAACCTCTGCGGTCAGGTGTGCCCAACGGGGGCCATTACGCGTCTTTCTGTGGAGGACAAGCAGAAGGTGGTCATGGGCACAGCCTATTTTGACCGCAGCCGTTGCATCCCCTGGTACCGGAACGAAGACTGCCTGGTATGCGAAGAGCACTGCCCCATACCCGAAAAAGCCATCCGCTTGGAGCAGCGGCCGGTACAACTTCCCTCCGGCGAGACCCGCCTGGTGAAGTTCCCGTACGTCGTGGAGGACCTGTGCATTGGTTGCGGGATTTGCGTCACCAAGTGCCCCGTGGAAGGCCAGCCCGGCATCTTCGTCACCACGGCGCGCGAAGAGCGCTTCACCGCCCGCGGGGAAAAGGTGCGCAAGGAGGAAGTCCCGGCGTACGGCCGTTAGCCTGCTCGCCGCATCCACAAGACCTCTGGCCCTCGGGGCCGTGATCTCCGGCACGTGACGTCCTTTGCCTCGGGCAGAGGCCTCCCCGCGACAAGTTTCCTGAACGGGCCGGGCCGAGCCGATTCGCGGCTTGGCGCGTCACCTGCGATGGGGAAAGGTTGGGTCCCCCGCCGGATGCTCCTCACCCTGCGGTGGACAAAGTGTCTGGCAATTCGGGCAGAAAAACGTGCTTCGCCCGGCGGATCTTAGCCTTTCGATGGGAGCACCGCAGCGCGGACACGGCTCCCCTTCTCTGTGGTAGACCGCCAGGCGGAGGCTGAACCACCCGAGCTGGCCGTTGGGGTCCTGATAGTCGCGAATGGTCGTACCCCCCTGTTCGATCGCCTCCCGAAGCGTGTTCACGATGCTCTCGTGGAGACGCTCTATCTGCCTTTCACTCAGTTCCGAGGCCCGCTGCGAGGGGTGGAGACCCGCTCGATACAGGATCTCGTTGGCGTAGATATTCCCGATTCCGGCCACGCGGGTTTGATCCAGGAGAAAGGACTTCATGGTTTGCCGGGAAGAGGCTAAGAGGCGCGAAAGGACCGCCGGCGTGAACGCGGAGTCGAGAGGTTCGATGCCCAATCCCGCCAGAGGAGGACTCTGGAGGACCGAGGCCGTCGGCGCAACCAGGACCGATCCGAAGCGGCGCGGATCCCGGAATCGGAGCTCGAGGCCATTGTCCAAGATCCACCGCACATGGTCGTGCTTGTGCAGCTCCTCGCCGCTGGGGCGGAGCAACAACCTCCCACTCATGCCGAGATGGACGATCAGCGACAGCCCCGAGGAGACATCCCCCACCAGATACTTCCCGCGCCTGCGAAAGGACACGAAAGAGGCCCCCTCCATCCGGCGCAGAGCGTCGGCGTCGACGGGCGTGCGAAGATCGGCCCTTAGGATCTCCACGCGCAGGATGCCTGCACCACCTATGCAGGCCTCCAACCCTCGTCGGACCGTCTCTACCTCAGGCAGTTCCGGCATCGGATTTCCGTGATCGCCGTCTTCGAACCATTCTAAGATAGTGAGTCCCATTCCCGGATCCAAAGGCGTCGGGTAAGGACGAGATGGTGGGCCCTGAAGAACCACCGGTTGCTCGGTTGACAATCTATCTGGGTTGCCTTAAATTCGGACGGTCGTGGGCAAGTACATACGGGCGTCCAAGTCGGCGAAGGAGGTCTCCCATGAGAAGAGCGATTCCGCCCCTTGCAGCTGTTCTTGTGGTGGCAACGGCTTCGTACGGCCAACTTACAGGCCCCACGATGTACCCCGGGGAAGGCGGCACGCTGATGGGAGGGTTGGGGCTTACGGCTGTGGACAATCAGACCTACTTTTCGATCTACCTCCAGCCGGAGATCGCCATCGGCAAGATCGGCATCGGCCTGAATGTGAACCTGCTGTACAACACCAGCACCGGCCATATTCGCAGCAAGGATTGGGACGAAAACTACGACTACTTGCGCCTGGTGCGCTATGTTCGCTACGGACACAAGGGAGATCCCTTTTACGCGCGCGTGGGAGCTCTGGACGCAGCCCGCATCGGGCACGGCTTCCTGGTCAACTACTACTCCAATAGCCCGAGCTACGACGAGCGAAAGATCGGCCTGGCCTTCGACCTGGATTTCGGCACCTTCGGATTTGAGACCATGGCCAACAACCTCGGTCGGGCAGAAGTGCTCGGCGCTCGTGGGTACTGGCGCCCCCTCCGCACGCAGACCTCCCTGCCGATCATCAAGAACCTCGAGCTCGGGGTGACGTACGTGACGGACATCGACCCCGACGCCAATCGCAAGACCGATGACGGGGTTTCGGCCTTCGGGCTCGATGTGGGGCTGCCCCTGCTCACCTTCGCCTCGTTCCGAACACTGGCCTATTACGACTTCGGCAAGATCGTGGACTACGGTTCCGGACAGGCGGCCGGAGTCTCTCTGTCCCTTCAGCTGCCGGCCAATCTTGCCCAGGTGTACGCGCGCGTGGAGCGCCGCTGGCTCGGCAAAGAGTTTGAGGCCGGCTTCTTCAACGCCTTCTACGAGGTCGAGCGCTACACTCCTGCCACCGGCTTCCACAAGTACGACGGGCTGAGATTCATCAACGAGGAGACGCGCGGCATCTTCGGGGAGCTGGCCGGGGACGTGCTGGGCGCAATTCGCCTGCTGGGCAGCTTTGTGCGCCTGGATGATCAGCCCCA
The DNA window shown above is from candidate division KSB1 bacterium and carries:
- the mutM gene encoding bifunctional DNA-formamidopyrimidine glycosylase/DNA-(apurinic or apyrimidinic site) lyase — encoded protein: MGLTILEWFEDGDHGNPMPELPEVETVRRGLEACIGGAGILRVEILRADLRTPVDADALRRMEGASFVSFRRRGKYLVGDVSSGLSLIVHLGMSGRLLLRPSGEELHKHDHVRWILDNGLELRFRDPRRFGSVLVAPTASVLQSPPLAGLGIEPLDSAFTPAVLSRLLASSRQTMKSFLLDQTRVAGIGNIYANEILYRAGLHPSQRASELSERQIERLHESIVNTLREAIEQGGTTIRDYQDPNGQLGWFSLRLAVYHREGEPCPRCGAPIERLRSAGRSTFFCPNCQTLCPPQGEEHPAGDPTFPHRR